AGACATATTACGTACTGCAGTAGCCAATCGCATTACTGAAATAATGTTGAAAATAGGGAAGTACTATTTCGCAATATATAAAGATGGAATTAAAACGTGGGAATTGCCTATAATTATCATTATCAAACCGGGGCACTTTTTGCTCTATATATGTATCAATTTAAATAATGTGAAACTATACATTAATATCAATGATATGATTTCTAGTGGTATGATTTTGACCATGCATGCTGATGCATAGCTTttctagttaaaaaaaaaaatcatactacTCGACTAAAAAATGAAAGTTTTgcttttatgataatatattcACATTTACATAGAACTTCAAAAATTAGGTTTTCCTCTCCTTCAACTTTGTCATTtttttaagttacaaaaaaaaaatttcatttttattgaaaatgaaaatgtgGCAGGCATCGCACCATGTGTGCTACATCACGTGAGATCACGTGCATATAATTAACTCCATATCCATAGGGACATTtgctaaaaccaacccaaatattcaagtcaaatgtaaaagtataccccactttcagtcaaatgcaaaaccaacctaaatgtgtagtgaaagtactatttaacccttatgaccaaacaaaaaacagaaatgtattttacgtttctatCCTTTGAAAGTCTACACGtaaaaagaagtctacatatatatagacttcctacgaagtctactttatatacttgttttgtagtctacactctaatttgatctaataatttaattttaaaaatgtataaaaaataattattgtgatatttttaactaatcatcaatataatggataatatgaagtaaataaattaaaatttcatataatcgaacaattttgaagaatatatactaatttggttatcatgtgttagactatgttcatagtttacaaacaaaaggttctaacatgttatgtcttttagtagttgatttcaaaggttagattttagattttgttttttttttgttttattaacttaaatctgcatattaatgtttagtggtttatattttgtataaatgagactttttgattatcaagcaaaacatttagggtttgagatttgtggtttagggtttcgtagacctacaataaagtctatttatctgaagacgtctttttcagtctatatttttcaatttgttttacaaaaaatcattatatttaaactaagttaagttccttacgaataaaaaagtgaaatcatatactataactattaaaaaataaaaaaataaatttaataaatcatatattaaaattattaaaataataaagaataaacaacaataattaaattattatagtagacttccaaaaaggtctactatgttaaggtaagatctactccaaaattttaattttagtagacttcaaacgaagtctacagtatcgtaaattttaacctagttacatttttgtctccctatataaacaaaatttatacaatctctctctaaagtggctgcacaagtttttaaaactctctcccttctctctaaaactttctctcttctctctaaaattctctcaattgtttctaaatctctctcattatcttctttctctctaaaattttctcaagtctttctcacaatattatcttgtcattttagatattatgattcatggttttcatcttctcctttaaaaaatgtaagttttagatctatagattttaaatgtgtatttttatgtttatttctcacaatattatctttttttggtaggtattatcactcatggatttcatcatctcctctaaaaatgtaagttttagattaatagattttaaatatgtatttacatgtttatattcaaataaatttatagatcaagctctctacattaatttgctactagtttaccttataaattctattatgtaaagtattttcagatttaaaattattttcacatttcaaaatatataaattttttcagatctgaaaattattagacagtgtagacttctaaagaagtttattaaagcttgcagacttcatatgaagtttactaaaccacaaagtttaagcagacttcattggaagtctacaaaaatatgactttaatttttttttcaatgttttttaataattttatcttattttgcaggtattttcttccatagttgttctcttctcctcctagaaatgtaaggtttacatctatagatttaaaatatgtgttctagtatttatattcaaataaagttacatattaaaattcatattaatatgtctttaatttataactattttgtctattaaatcatatttttaaaagttttttagatttaaacttatttcatatttttaatgtatttatttttcagatctattttttttttatagagtagacttcatttgaaatctacttaaaacttacggctggtagacttcaaatgaagtctactacCCTTGacttttaagcatatttcattagaagtttactcaaatatgattttagtttttatcttatttttcataattttattttattttgcaggtattctcttccaatgttttcaaatcatcttcccaaaaatgtaagctttccatatattcattataagatattttgtgtttataatgaactaaatttatagattcatacattatctttttgctttgttacaaggatgacaaaaaaccatttttgaaatattttccagaacaaagtattttcaaattttctaaatgcacacttttagatatgaaaattttccattagtgtagacttcaactaaagtctactaaacaataactttacgtagacttaataaaaagtctactaaaatatgattttattttttatcttatgtttttctcataactctatcttattttgcaggtactttttccaagactttatttgaagcatcaagattatgaaaaatcaaacatactcaagaatactttttaatatattgctctgtaataactttcataataaaatattaatttttaaataattttttaatgcataatctataaacattgtattcatttttagttgttttcacttgtatgatattattaattttttgttagatatcaattttttcacaagatctaaccaaccaaacaagtaaaaccaccataagctaaaataataactaacacacatgtgagaagaagaaaatctatacaaaattttcccaaaatttTTCAAGAATAacactaatcaaaacaatttgcaataagtatcaagtgtataattataacacattaaattgtgaaattcatccaagaccattaaaattttactaacatacactgtaaaataattaaatcatgaaaaaatatgatgaataatacacaaatacacttttaatagattttacgacgtagacttcaactgcagtctacatttgtagatttacaaaaacgtctacacttattatctaacatatagtcaatccaaaaaattttagtgtatttggcgcaggcttgatacacaaaggcgtacaaagtgtgtcttagataactcgatcaagtttcgtacttgtcgattattcgtgacaggcataagaggagtattttcctattcggagtcatttgttttaaatgatgtttggtaagaaataggttagcaccatcttctcaattttgttgtccagatcataattttcttgtgtcatttcaagaagtttaCCATGTGTACAGCCATCATGCATAATGAACATTCTTCAACCTTTCTGATTCTTCATCCttttcgaatattttgtcatctaaaatgtctttggcccatgcttcacactcgctctaagtttccaaccacatccttgaacacgacacttagccacatacagagttttcgttgtcttatatgctgagaatgtaaatttatattccacagtcaccgacttcagctttgaaacaagctcagccttactagcaaaactataaacgaagacttacaaatacgtctacaattattagctaacaacattgtcaaatcaaatgaattataccttcataattataaaaaaaattcttttcaaaatcactcaaacccattaggattaactaacacacactgtcaaacaaaaaatctagaaaaaatttaatgaataatacacaaattcacatttttatagatttttctatgcaaacttaatattcagtctctgaagatgtagacgttcttttcagtttacagacgtagactgtcaaataggtctactctttgggttggtttttgcaattgaccattttacgggttgctttctatagttgaataaaagttgtgattttgtacatgtagactttcTTTTCggtctacaatttaaaaaggttactttttgtaattgaccagaattcatccaagatttgactttcagaactagacttcatatgcagtctacatgtttgaatttttttgaaagaggttagttttgcaattgaccaagtttgacttcaaatcagtagattgaaatgaacgtctacgggtgtgtagacttcttgtgaagtctactctcaaatccgacgggttggttttgcatttgaccaaaataaaaaagtagactttatacgcagtctacattttttttttaagataagaagactgcatatgaagtctacaatttaataaatttttgattgctttttaaactttttggtcaaacacaaaactaacctattccacgaagtcaaagttttggtcaaatgcaaaactgaccttTTATAGACTTCGGTGGCAGTCTACATTCTGTAGAGttccgttgaagtctattttgaaaagtcaaaagttcggtcaaatgaaaaactaacctcttttaggtagacgtcttagtaagtctaccgaaagttttatttttgttgtcaaaggtaaagacggagactactggggaagtctgcgttagaaaaaaaatttgtctggtcaattgcaaaactaacccgtgcgttgacaaatagactgcatcgtaagtctccacggaggcgtagacatacaaaacagtctaccgtcgcgacacagatctgaaaaaagaacgaaaaccatgtaaatagttacatttttcatgtgtaaagctcgtttccaaccttttcaaccgtccaaactccaaatatgagcaaaaagaagcatctttaacgattcactaatgaagaaactcgaaaatatgaagtttgtgattatgaaaatgatagttatgagagttttttagatggaaatgtagaggaaatgagaggaaatgaagttttttgggttagaatgagaaaaaaagtggttgaaaattgaattctagagctttagagctcaaaaatggtggttcatggtggttggaaaaattgatgatgatggcatttttgtaaataagaagaaatggttagggtgtatttggttttttgttaatttcgaaattaataaaaaaaataaataaaaatggcaattttgtgaataattcaaaaacataaggatagtatagaaattttattgatgaatagtatgaacaaaaaaaaaggggttggttttggatttgacttgaaaatatgggttggttttgaaaaacacccATATCCATATGCTATTgtcatttaaaaatgttaagcATTTctcattatttatatttttttgtttcagttttctGTATCTCTTATTGAGCTAATGGGTAGATTAGGATGTAAACATTAGCTCAACAGGAAAGacacaaaactgaaaaaaaaacgaatgaATAATGATTAATATTCTCTTTGTTCCTAAAAGATCCATGTTATAGTTTTTTCACATTTATTaagaacatatataaaattgtatttttcaatacattgtttttcttaattaactatttccaataacttttaaccaatgacattttattaaacacaattgtattttttgaaaaatacaattttttattaattaatgtattgaaaatgtaaaaaatatatctttttgaaatattttgttttctaaaacatagatcttttaggaacggagggagtacaaactaattgaaaatataaacatctttaaatgataaattaaatttgttacaGATGAACAACCAATGTGACTTTTGTAATTTGATGCTTGTTTAAGTCATTTAAGTTTAATCAGTAGTAGGTTGGGCTTGATTTACTACAACAGTTGGTTTTGTCATTTAAGTTTGATTAATTTAAAGAAGTTTTTAGTGGATGTTCTTACAAGAGGAAACATTACATTTTGAGGTGGTCAAAATAAATTTCTCGCGCGGGAGAATAGACGGTGTTTGTAATTGTAACCGAAGAAAAATTACATAATGCCAGCTCCAACAGGACTATAGACAAATCGATATCAAaccaaattttaataatatactgCTATGTGTTTGATTACAATTAATAAGTTACTCTTTGCTTAAAATAGAGAAAGACCAACTATATTGATGAcccgaaaataaaatttagtaaaccgatttataagaaaaagtaaataataaaaaaagttgaATGATTCAAACTTGATACGTAAAACATGCTAACAATAATACTACATGAAGAGAACGCACCTTATCTTCGTGAGATCATTAATGTATTGATCGGATAACGAAAAAAAAACTGCATAGGTAAAATGAGTAGGAAAGTGGTGGTTGTGGCCGTCACTGCTGCAACGGTTGCAGCGGCTGTAATAATAGGTCGGTGGATGCGTAGGAAGGAGCGGCGGCGGAAACAGACGCAGCGCATTTTGAGGAAATTTGCTAGAGAATGTGCTACGCCGGTTTCGAAGCTGTGGACGGTGGCGGAAGCCATGGTCGCCGATATGGCCGCCTCTCTCGCAGCCACCACCGCCGCCGAGAGTCGCGGTTCCCTCAACATGCTCGTTTCGTTCGCCGGTTCTCTCCCTTCAGGGTAAGAAGAATCTCTGTTTTAGACTGAGAGTATTAGATGGTAACGTGTTTTAACTTGTAGTGATGAGAAGGGGTTACATTATGGAGCAAACTTGCGAGGCAAGGAACTTCTATTGTTACGTGGAACTTTAGGAGGTAACGAAGAGCCTATTTCCGATATACATAAGCAGGAGATTTCGATCCCTAAGGATGTTTTAAATGGTTCTTTCAAGGTATACAATATATCTAGATGGTTCCTTGGATTACACGCTAGGTtacttgaaagttgaaactgaagttatttttttgttttaggaGTTGTGCGATTTCATATCCTTGGAGCAAGTTAAATTCCGTGGGATGAATCCTGGCGAAGAAACTGAAGACGTTAAGAATCTAGGGTTTACGTTAACACGCTATGTCGAGGAGATTAGATCAGGTTCAATCTCGGCTATACATAGAAAGAGTTTAGCAGATGGTGATGATGACAAGGTTTTGAAGGAGTTTGTGAATGATATGAATGAATCATTGGATAGACACGGTCTGAAAATTCGGATGAACATGGCGCTGGTAAGCCGGTCTAAAGATGTATAACTATTTTTCGATGATGTAATGAGCATATTGGTTTTGAGATCAGGTGGATGACACAATAGGAATATTAGCTGGAGGAAGGTACTATCACAAGGATACTGTGGCTGCGGTTACTTTAGGTATGGGAACCAACGCTGCTTACATCGAACAAGCTCAAGAGGTTTTGAGATGGAAATCAACGATACCAAACGAGCAACAAGAGATTGTAAGTTAAGATACTTTCATCACACATTGATAACCATCAAGTGATTGTGCATGGTACGATTGTATAGGTTATTAGCACCGAGTGGGGAGATTTCAGATCTTGTCATCTTCCTCTAACTGAATTTGATGCTGCTCTTGATGCGGAAAGCTTGAATCCAGGAAGCCACGTAAGAACACTTATTGGTTAAACAAAGTcatgttttgtgtgttttgagAATATTTTTGGTTATGCTTCTTCAAGGTATTTGAGAAGATGGTGTCTGGAGGATACTTAGGGGACATAGTGAGAAGAGTTTTGCTAAGAATGTCTGAAGAATCTGCTCTATTTGGAGATATACTGCCTCCAAAGCTCAAAACTCCTTACATTTTAGGGTACCTACTATACTTTCTAAGACTCTTATACAAAACTATAGATTATAACAATCATTGTGACATAATGCAAGATTTTCCTAACGTGTTTAGGTCGCCGGATATGGCTGCCATGCATCAAGATATATCTGAAGACCGAGACATCGTAAACAAAAAGCTCAAGGAAGTTTTCGGGGTAAGTATCATAAGACTTGCTTGTATTTGAagtcattttatttaaaacgtaTTGGCTTTTATGTTTAACAAAGTTCTTTTTGCAATTTGTAAGCgcaaactctaaataaaaaactgaAGGGAAGATGTTACAATGTGTAAACAATGTTGATTGATATCAAGAAAAAAGATTGTGCTGAAAACAAGCAAACcttgaatattttttgtatgaACTACCCGCATATGTATATAACATGCAGATCATGGACTCAACTCTTGCGGCGAGAGAAGTGGTGGTTGAAGTGTGCGATGTAGTAGCGGAAAGAGCGGCTCGTGTGGCAGGAGCAGGAATAGTTGGGATGATAAAGAAGCTGGGAAGgttggagaagaagatgagcATTGTAATAGTTGAAGGAGGACTTTATGATCATTACAGGGTATTTAGAAACTATCTTCATAGCAGTGTTTGGGAAATGCTTGGCGACGAGTTATCAGATCATGTCGTCATCGAACATTCTCACGGTGGATCTGGTGCCGGAGCCCTTTTCTTTGCCGCTTGCGGTAACGTCAAAATCTAGATGTGAAACAAAAAATGACAATCAGAGCgaatatcattatttatttaaattctattttaatgttagcttctaaatattatttttcgaTCTGTTGCATCACTTGCAAGAAACTAAATGCTATTTAAATAGTTAGTTTCACATTTCTTCTTTAGTATTTCTACTTGTCCACTTGCACTATATTAAAAGTCTACTATCaatcattaatttatataattattattcttttcTATTCATAAAATGTGTCAGTTAcacacttttcacacatatgaaaaaatgattaaaatacactaatgttttatttaactaCGTCTATATTTgagatatataaatttatttattagatcaataaataagtataaattgcactaaaattataaaacaacactatttttgtaacaagaaaaaatggTAAAGTGACTTTTTAAAGGAATGTAAGGAGTAATAAACTGTTTTCTCTAGAACTTAGATTTTTTGGATATAGAAACATTAAATAAACTTTCGGTAATAAAACCATTACTAGACTAAGTGAGATTCCACATATTGATCAATGATCAGAGTtaaaaaacatatgatcttgGGCGCTTTGATGATGCTAGAGCCCACTCTGTTGTAACAAAAGTAATAATATGTAACTGCAAGTATAATGGTGAGATGAAACAGCCCACATAACACAAAGCCCATTGGGCTTTTCAAGTAATGTTTGTCTTAGGGTCAGCCCTTGACTCTACACTTGAGTCTCACTGTTCCTTTCACAACActtccagagagagagagagagatcaggAGAATGGCGACGGCGATTATACGCTCAGCTCTTTCCCGAGCAGCGATCACCGCAGCTCCGAAGACATCCCTTGCCCCCAAGCGAAGATTCTCATCTTCTGCCGGCCTTGACGATGCTTGTAAGCTCCGGGTTTCTTAGATTCGTCTCGATTTCACTTAATCCAGACGATTTGGTAGATTCCCCTGTTCTGACTCTTACATAAGATTcaaaaagtttgaaactttcttAGACTCTGTGAATCAATCAGTTTCTCTGTTCAACAAAtcttcgattttttttatttttgtaaaaccaaagtcttgatttttttgttgttgttgtttaacAGATGAATCTGGAAAGTGGGGGAGCATAACATACTTGGGCATTTTCAGTTGCACTCTTATAAGCTAACAACACTTGTATTGGAGCTCTTTTGATGGCTTTATCTCATTTCACATTCTGTTTTCTTTGTTTACAGACGTATCCTTATATGCACATCCGTAACAAGGAGTTTCCTTGGGGTATGtaacttttttgtttatattggGTTTTAGATGTGacaaagaatgttttttttttttccgtaagTCTTGGTTCTTAAGTTACTCTGTTCTGTTTTACTGTTCTTAGGTCCAGACGGtctgtttgaggtgaagcacaACGAAGGGCACTGAGATGTTGCGTCTTTGCAATAGTCTCGTCTTAGTTCACTTGTTAGGACTTAATATGCTTTATCGGATTTGTTTTATAACTTTTGTCAGATATTTGCTATTCTAATCTCCTTTCATGTGCTGGAATATAAGAATATGCTACTTTGTTTTGTGTCATCATTAAAGACTCTGATTCAATCTCAGTAAACAAGATATTGATGCAGAACTAGTGATAAGTGTATACTGAGGAAGAAATTTTTAGATCAGTAAATCTTGAGGAACACTATTTTACATAGTGGACTTGATATGTTCTTGATCCATGTGGGTCAAGTCTGTGTCagtaattttgtaaattttaactCTCTATCCGACTGTTTTGAAGTGTCATCCTCTGCTTCCTTTATATCAGAATGTGATTTGCTTTGCTGGTTTGCTAGATTCACTCTTGCTTTCATCAGTATTTTTGCTCATCACTCTTGTCTTGGGTATTATTTGACTAATTAGTAGATTCCAccagctctttttttttctcactgTTGATGTAATTCTTCTCTGTAGCTTCTTCATACTGGTCCCTGtagttttttcaaatttattttgaaaaacgaCTATACAAATTTTGGACCATTTACTCGTGTGATCTATCTATCACAAGAATTAGGCCGTGTAACTCATTTATtacatagattttttaaaaaaaaacttatacacCATAGCCAGTAAAATACTGGACCAGACCGGATCGCACTGCAAGTTTCAGCTCGTATTGACGCTTCTAAGCAACGACTCTTCGTCAAGCCGTAATGGTCCCCATGAAAGTGCCCTTACAATGACCTATTTGCTCCACTCACGCAAatgtctagttttttttttcatttatttaaaattcagctttaaaatgtattttacatCATTATTTTATCCGATTAGATCAAGGATCAAGGAGATATCGGagattaaagaaaatattacgATGAATAACATTTCTGACCCGTTACACTGATTTTTTTAAGGATCAACTGCATAAAAGTACAACCTAaaccaaattataaatataaaccaATTGCTTCAGTCTAACCAAATTACGTATACAGTATactcatattttattaaagttgTAAGGATTTTTCATCTTACAGTGATATAGTACTCATGCAGGTTTTATTTTCTCCGTCCAATATAAACTTTGAACTAATTTAAGAACCCTTCATGGAGCTTCTTTCAAATTCCAACCCATGTAAGTTTATAACAGTAGACAGACCGATCTAATATTGTCACATTGTTGGACATTTTTCAATATGAGTTGAGCCATGCTGTGATGGTATAGTTGTAAAAATGTCATGGAGGCTATACCATTAGTTCCAAGTTTTATCATGTTGTGTTCATATATTTAATTAACCACAGGTGTGTCCACTAATAATGTAAACTTGGGAATGAATCAACGAATTGGTGCATATACATATTAACcgacaagatatatatatatccttcaacaaagaaacaaagaaaaaaaaaatatatgtgtagggtattgataaaaaagaaagcattgtttattaatatacataaaacCAATATGAATATAAACATTTGAGATGTTGACAAAAGAAGACACATTTGGGATGTGTTTGCTATTTTCCAAATTAAAGaccaaaatctatatatattttttttttgaactttccAAAATCTATATTGGACCATTGGAATCTCCTCCATTTATTTCCTGTACGTAAGATTTGTCTTCAACtctttcaaaataattattctcTGCATTATTTAAATCAGTTTTGTCTAGactacaaatatataaatatatgcttAAATGAACTTCTATGCtgcaaaattttttttggtaaaattctATGCTGcaaaattttaactttatcCTGTGAAATACTGGATTCAAAactggatatatatatatatatatagtacgtATCAGAGTGATCAACTCTGCCTAACTTTTAGGTCACGACGAAATATGGTTGACCATTCATCCATATTATTTGAAGTAATGAAATAATCTATTCACGATCTCATATACGATCTCATAATATTACTTCTATCGCACGTGGAAGCATTAACCATCTCATATATTATGATGAACAAAGGTATGTATCGTACAAGAACAATAAATTAGGTATGGAGCAATGGACGTCAAAATAGATCATTGAAACAGAGAAAGTGATTATGGATATGTCCAAAGTGCATCCACGTGATTGTACCTTGTCAACTGTGTGCTTTAACGATTTTATCTCCAATGGCTAAATCTCTAACCTTTTTATTGCATCCATAGTTCCAAGGAAGTGATGCAACAAAGAAGAGATTAAAAACAGTTAAACAAACGGtaagaaacagaaacaaaaagagATGGGAATGGCCATTGTATTTTATGCTTTGGAACTCTCATTTTTTCCTTCTCTGTCTCTTCTTTCGAGTCTTTTCATTTTGTCACTTTGCTTTTAATGGGTTTAACGATCGTGCGACAGTGTGCAATCAATCTTCTACAAAGTATAAACATATCATGTCGGCGGTACACATACTAGCAAAATTGATTTAACAAAGACATACTCAGAATGTTATATAATACAATTGTAAGGTGGAAGTTTTCTGTCTCTTCTTTCGAGTCTTTTCATTAGTTGGtattagggcatctccaacaatgacatcaaatttggtgttgaaatcacaccaaatttggtgttttggtgttaattttttttgtcacctccaacaataacactaaatcttacaccaaaagtaatattatatattatttgttattttcagtttaaaacttttatatttttattatttgtaattgataaataataattttgttacatctagattatatttatattttattatttgtaagtgataaataataatagttatttACTAATTTATGGGATGGatattaaaaccttatcaaTCACTTTTAGTTAATTAACAACTAATCATTTTTTGCATCTCATAGCATTGATGGAAGTGCTCTAAGGGACTCATTTTGTAGATatcatattaaatatttggAGCGGCGTTGAAGATTAGTTAAATCGGGAGCACTGTACAGTGGCAGGCGTATACTGACTCTGATTGACACAACATGGGTCTCCACCCAATTCCAAATatgtttacttattatttaactATTGAGTAGCACTATTACTTAGtaataaatgaaatgaaaacaaacaaacaaaaatgaagtAAAGTCATTCAAAGGAAAAACAGTAGAGAGATTCAAGACTGTTTGCTTTGCTTGATTTGTGAAATGGGTAAACCCCACAGACAATAGCACACATCTTCTCCTTTTGTTTTGTCAATTCCCTTCTTCTTTCCACATGATCAATCCCATCATCTCACACTCTTTAATTTTCTCTATGCCTAATAGTGTTTGTCCCAATCTCATATTAACTTCTACATGTTAATGTGTATATATTCCAGATGTTAAATCTGACTAAAACGAAAAAACATGCTATAACTTATGGCCTACAAATATAAATTGATCATTGACTTAAAAGTAGACATAATACCTATCATCGTTTTGTAATATGTAGATGCTGATTAATCGTTTAATATGTCTCAA
The Brassica napus cultivar Da-Ae chromosome A1, Da-Ae, whole genome shotgun sequence DNA segment above includes these coding regions:
- the LOC106373402 gene encoding probable hexokinase-like 2 protein; amino-acid sequence: MSRKVVVVAVTAATVAAAVIIGRWMRRKERRRKQTQRILRKFARECATPVSKLWTVAEAMVADMAASLAATTAAESRGSLNMLVSFAGSLPSGDEKGLHYGANLRGKELLLLRGTLGGNEEPISDIHKQEISIPKDVLNGSFKELCDFISLEQVKFRGMNPGEETEDVKNLGFTLTRYVEEIRSGSISAIHRKSLADGDDDKVLKEFVNDMNESLDRHGLKIRMNMALVDDTIGILAGGRYYHKDTVAAVTLGMGTNAAYIEQAQEVLRWKSTIPNEQQEIVISTEWGDFRSCHLPLTEFDAALDAESLNPGSHVFEKMVSGGYLGDIVRRVLLRMSEESALFGDILPPKLKTPYILGSPDMAAMHQDISEDRDIVNKKLKEVFGIMDSTLAAREVVVEVCDVVAERAARVAGAGIVGMIKKLGRLEKKMSIVIVEGGLYDHYRVFRNYLHSSVWEMLGDELSDHVVIEHSHGGSGAGALFFAACGNVKI